The Miltoncostaea marina DNA window GACCCAGAAGGTGCCCTCCTCGGACTCCACGGCGCGCCACCCGGAGGCCGACTGCGCCGCGAGCGCGCCGGTCACCTCGTCGGCCACGCCGGAGTCGACGGTCAGGCGGAGGACGGTGCCCCCCTCGAATCCCAGCTCGAGTCGTCGTGTCGCCATGCGGGGGAGTCTAGTGGACGTCCCCGTGCCCGGCGCCGATCAGCTCGGTCAGCACCCCGAGGGTGGAGCGCGGGTGCACGAAGCCCACGACGTGGCCGCCCAGCCCCCGGCGCCCCCGCTCGTCGATCAGCTCCGCCCCGCGGCCGCGCAGCTCGGCCAGCGCGGCGTCGACGTCCGGCACCTCGAACGCCACGTGGTGGAAGCCCTCGCCCCGCTTGGCCATGAAGCGGGCGATGGCCCCCTCGGGGTCGAGCGGGCGGATGAGCTCGATCGCCCCGCCCCCGCCGGAGCACATGAGCGCCTCGACCCCCTGCTCCTCCATCGTCTCGCGCACCGTGACCTCCAGCGGCAGGGTGGCGCGCAGCGCGGCCAGGGCGGCGTCGAGGTCGGCCACCACGTAGCCCACGTGGTGGATCGGTCCCAGGGCGAGCGGCCCGGTCACCGGACGGGGGACAGCCGGGGGTTGGGCCGCTCCTCGCGGCCGACCTTCGCGCACGGCACGCCGTTCACCCGCACGACGTCGGCGGTGTAGTCGTTGGACCCGCGCAGCAGCGAGGTGCCGACGCCGTACGCGTCGACCGGGACGCCGCCCTCCTCGAACTCGCGGATGCGGCGCGCGTCGAAGCCGCCCGAGGCGACGATGCGCACGGCGCCGTGGCCGGCGTCGTCGAGCGCCCGCCGGACCTTCCAGACCAGCTCGGGCACCACGCCGGTCGGCTTGAAGCGGCCCATCTCCTGCCACAGCGAGCGGTCGACCATGGTGCTGGAGGTGTCCAGGCGCACGCCCCACAGGCGCGGGCCCAGCGCGTCGGCCACCTCGAGCGCCGTGCGCACGGAGTCGTTCTCGAAGTCGACGAGCACGGTGATGGCCAGCTCGTGGGCGAAGCGGTCGGCGAAGCGCTCCGCCGCCGCCACGGTGTCGCCGCCGTAGGCCGCGATCAGCCCGTGGGGGACGGTGCCCATGCCCTTGCCGCCCCACCACGACGCCTGGGCGTCGGTCGACACGCCGATCGCGCCCGCGATGTGGGCGGCCCAGCCGTCGCCGGTCTGCACGTGCCAGTGGTCGAAGCGGGCCGGGAAGTAGAGGATCGGCTTGCCGCCGGCGGCCGCGACGACGTCGCGCACGTTGCGGCTGATCAGCGTGCGCCGCGCCAGCACGCCGAGGTAGAGCGTCTCGAGGTGGGCGAACAGGCTGTAGTCGCCCGTGATCGTCATCACCGTCTCCCACGGCTCGATCTCGTCGCCGTCGTGGAGGGCGCACACCTCGAGCTCGTCCCAGCCGGGCTCCCAGCCGCCGTCCGCGAGCCGCCGCCCCGAGCAGAGGCGGAGGATGGCGAGGGCCTCGTCGACGCCGCCGAGCACCGACCGCTCGCGCTGGAAGACCTGCATCACCACCCGGGGGCGGTGGTCGTCCCACTCCAGCACCTCGCGGGTGAAGGTGAAGTAGGCGTCGCTGTAGTAGCCCGCCCGCATCTTCTCCACCGGCAGCCCGAAGGTCTCGGCGGCGAGCCGCGAGCGGCGCACGGTGGTCACCGCGGCTCCTCGTCGCCGGGCAGGCGCGCCGGGCGGGTCGACCACAGGTAGCCGAGCGCGAGCAGCGCGAGGGCCGAGATGCCGATCGCGATGACGCCGAGCCAGATGGCGGCGCCGGAGTCCTCGTCGGCGTCCACCCCGCCGCCGGTGGCCGGGGCGGCCTCCTCGCCCGGCTCGACGATCTGCACGGCGGCCGCCGGGCCGGGGGCGGTCGGCCCGGTCTCGGCCGCCGGGGCGCCGTCGGCCTCGGGCGGCCCGGTCCAGGGCTTGGTCCGGCCGTCGGCGTAGGTCTGGCGCGCCGGCCAGACGGCGGTCCCGGTCTCCACGGGCGTGCCGAGCAGGCGGAAGTCGGCGTAGCGGTCGGGGCCGATGCGCCCGCCGCTCCACACCACGGCGCTGAAGCGCCCGTCGTCGCCGCGCACGGGGCGCGCGGTCCACCCCGGCGGCGGCTCGGCGAAGCTGAACACCGTCACCTGGTCGGGGAACTCGAGCCGCACCTGCGTGGTGTCGACCGACCGCTCCACGGGCACGCGCACCGTGAACTCGACCGCCTCGCCGCGCGCCACCTCCCCGGGCAGCACCTCGACGTGGGCGGCGGCGGGCGTCGCGGCGGCCGCGAGGGCCACGGCGGCCAGGGCCAGGGCGCGCCTCATGCGCGCACCGTGTCCGTCAGCGCGTCCAGCATTCCGACGTACATTAGTGCCTGGACCCGGTCGGTCACGGTCATCCGATAGGTGAAGGCGAGCCGTCCCCGCGCGTCGGCCTCGATCGTCACCCGCGTCCCGTCCGGCTCCGGGGTGAGCGCCGTGCGCGTGCGCGCCCGCAGGCCGGGTCCGCGCGCCTCCCACGCGATGGCCCGCCCGTCCTCGACCTCGGTCAGCACCGGGCGGGTCCAGAACTCGCGCCCGCGGGGGTGGCGTAGCCGCAGCTCCAGGGCGCTGCCCGGCGCGAGCGGCCCGTCGAGCGCGGCCGACACGCAGTGCGGGTTCCACGAGGCCCACTCGCCGAACCCCGTCCAGCGGGCCCACACCTCGTCGGCCGCCGCCGGGGCGACCACCGTCACGACGACCCCCACGGCGTCAGGACGAGGCCGACTCGGCCCGCAGCAGCGCCTCCATCGCCGCCCGCCCGACCAGCATGTCGCCGGGGCCCGGCTCGCGGGTGACGAAGCCCGACTGCACCGCGTGGCCCACGCCGTGCACGAGGCGGGAGACCGGGTGCGCCGGCCGCCGCGCCGAGAACGAGAACACCTCGACGGCCGCGCCGATGCTGACGCCGGCGATCGCCGCGCGCGCGCCGATCGCCCGGCGGCCGAGCCGCCGCGCGACGGTGTTGCCGAGCGTCGTCGCCACCAGCAGCGGCAGGATGAGGTTGCTGCCGCAGCGGTCGTGCTCCTTCGCGTGGCCCTCGGCGTTGACGATCTCATCGACGCCGCCCGCCTCGTAGGCCGCGATGCTCTTGTGCTCGACCGCGTGCCAGACCGCCGCCCGCGAGCCGCGCAGCGTGACGAGCGCCGGCGCCAGCCCCGCGACCGCGCCGACCGCCTCCTGGGCCAGGATCGAGCGCAGCCGGCGGCGCGCCACCGCCGCGACGACCGTTGCGCCCAGCGCCACGCCCATGCTGCCGCGGTCCTCCATCGCGAAGCGGGCCTGGGGCAGGCCGCGCCGGACCGCGGGCAGGACGGCGAAGGCCTCGCCCAGCCGCACCAGGCCGCGGGCGACGGGCAGGTCGGTCAGGCGGCCGGCGCGCAGCAGGCGCTTGCGGCCGGACGCGACGACCACGCGGCCGTCGGCGTCGCGCACGGCGGCGGCCCAGTGCTTCGGCCCGTGCACGAGCAGGCCGTTGGCGAGGGCCATGCCGCCGAGTCGGTTGGCGCGTGGGGGCTCGGACATTCCCGGAGCGTAGCGTGGCCCGCGGCGCGGGCTACCGCGCGCCGCGCAGGGCGACCGTCCGCGCCGACCGCCCGGTGTCGGCGGTCAGGGCGTGCCGGCCGGCGCCGAGCGCGTCGCGCAGCCGCGCCGGCAGCGCGACGGTCACCGCGCGCCGCCGCGGCGTCACCATGGCGGCCGCCACGACCGGACCGCCGCCGCGGCGCAGCGTCAGCAGCACCCGGCCCGGCCGCGACAGCGCGAGGCGCACGCGCGGCGCCGCGCCGCCGCGGCGCGCGACGCGGAGCGCCCGCACGACCGGCCGCGCGGGCGCCCGGAGGGTGCGGGCGAGCACGGGCTCGCTGCCGCTGGACCCGATCGGCTCGCTGATCGCGAGCATGTCGCCGGCCGCGTCGACGCGCAGCCACGTCGCCGGCTGGTCGGCGACGACGGGGCGCGACAGCCAGCGGCCGCCCGCCGGCCTGCGGGCCAGCCGGGTGCCGTCCTCCGCCGCCATCACCGTGTCGCCCAGCGGCCCGACGGCCAGCGCGTCGACGCAGCATCCGGCGCCCGTCACGGCCCGCGGGCGGCTCCACCGCCCGCCGGGCGCGCGCGTGAAGGCGCGCACGCCGGGCCGCACCGCCGTGCCGCTCGTCACGAGGACCGCGGTGCCCGCACCGTCGACGGCCAGCCCCGACACGCCGAGGGCCCCCGCCCGCCCCACGTGCGCGGGCCGGCTCCACCGCGCCGCGCCGCGCCGGTGCTCCGCCGCCACGATGCGGCCGGCAGGCGCCTCCCACGCGACGGTCCCGCGCCCGGCGGCGTCGACGGCCGCCGCGAGGCCGGACGGGCTGCCGGCGAGCCGCGCGATCGTCCGCGGCGGGGACCAGGCGCCGCCGGGGCGGCGGTCGGCGGCCACGACCGCCGAGCGGCCTGCGGAGCGACGGGCCCAGGCCACGAGCACGTCGCCCGAGGCGCCCGCCGCCACGACCGGCCCGCGGGTGACGCCCCGCGCCCCCGCGAGGCGTCGCGTGCTCCGGGCGCCGTCCGGCGGACGCGTCGCGACGCGCACCGCCCCGTCGGCGAGCCAGGCCGTCGCCGTGGTGCCGTCCGGGGCGACGGCGGCGGACCGCCGGTCGCGCATCGCGAGCGGCCCGGCGGGCGCGCCGGGCCACGCGTCGCCGGGCCGCGCGGCGCCCTGCGACCACGGGCCCGCCGGCGGGCGCGCCGCGCGCACGAGCCGCGACGGCCCGGCGACGGCGCAGTCGTCGCGGACCGCGAGCAGCACGTCCGCGGCCCCGGCCCGGTCGAGGCTCGCCTCGAGCACGTCCCCGCAGCCGGTCAGCGTCACGGCGGGGCCCCACGCCGCGGTCGCCCCGGCGGCGGGCGCGACGGCGAGGGCGAGGACGGCGCCGGCGAGGAGGCCGCCCGCCCGCCTCACGGCCGGGCCCGGCGCGCCTCGAGGCGCCGCTCTGCGGCGAGCCGCCCGGCGGCCGGGTCGCTGGCGTCGACGAAGGTCATCATCGCGGCGATCGCGCGGTGGCCGGCGACCTCCGCGATCTGCCGGTGCATCTCGCGCGCCACCGCGCGGTACGACTCGTGGCCCTGCGGCTGGCTGCGCAGCTCGACGAGGTGCATGGCCTCCCGCGCGTTCATCGTCATCGTGAATCGGATGCGGTGGGCGAGGGTGACGGCGTAGGCGGCCTCGTGTGGGAACGGGCCGGTCAGCGCGTCGTGCAGCTCCGTGCAGCGCGCCTGCACCGCGGCGTAGGCGCCGGCCCCGCCGGCGGCGGCGACCTCGTCGGGCACGTCGTAGCCCAGCCGCGGCGTGAGGGGCTGCGCCTGCAGGGTGAGCATGCGGTGGCGCTGCAGGTCCCGGTACGCGCCGTAGTCGCAGACGACGTCGAAGGTGTAGGTGGTCGCCTCCAGCGCCCGCCCCGGGCGCTGACGGCGGTCGCCGCGCTCGCCGGCCCACTCGGCGAGCGCGGCGGCGCGCGCCGGCGGGTCGAGCGCCAGGACGCGGCTGCGCACGTCGGCCAGCGGGCGCCCGCCGGCCGGCCAGAGGGCGTGGGCCAGCACGCGCGCCTCGCCGTCGGGATCGAAGTCGACCAGCCGCACGGAGGCGCCGGCCGGGGCGTGGGCCGGGTCGCCCAGCAGGCGGTCGGCGAGCTCGGCGGCCGCGCGGTCCACGCCGGCCAGGTACTCCCCGTGGGCCACCCCGCGGTCCGGCCGGTCGACGCGGGTGAGGAAGGCCGGGATCACCTTGCGCAGCTCGCGCAGCATGGCGGCGGCGCAGTCGCGCGCCTCGGGCAGCGGGTGCGCCGCCATGCGCACGATCATGGCCTCGTAGGCCTGGCCCGAGGCGAAGATGCCGACGTTCGCGGTCGTGGCGGCGGGCAGCAGGCCGCGCAGCAGGTCGAGCGCCTTGGCCCGCACCGCGCGCTCGCGCGCCGCGGGCGGCGTGCCGGGGTCGTCGGGCACGCCGGCGGCGACGTGCTCCACCAGGCGCGGCAGCAGCGCGGCGTAGCCCTCGAAGGCCGCGTCGAGCGCGGCGGTGTACGCCGGCCCGAGCTCCGGGTGGGCCAGCACGGCGGGCGGGCGGTGGTAGCGGTAGCGGCCGCCCGGCCGGTCGGTGAACGCGATGTACCGCGTCGACTGCTCGAGGTAGCTCGCGAGCCGGCCCCACTGGAGCACCTTGGTGAGCAGGTTGGACGCGCCCTCCACGGCGAGGTGGGCGGCGCCGAGCTGGGCCACGGAGTCGTCGCCGTACTCGGCGAGCACCCGCCCGTAGAGCGCCTCGGCGCGCTCCGAGCCGACCTCCGCCGCGGGCGCCGCGGGGCCGCCGTCGCCGGGCATGAACTCGTCCAGCAGCAGCCGCCGCAGCGACTTGGGGCTGCGCGAGTAGCGGGCGAACAGGGCGCCCTTCACGACCTCGGGGAGCCCGGTCAGCGCGAACACCGGGCCGGTCGTGTCGGTCACGAACGGGGCGAGCCGTTCGCGCTCTCGTGCGTCCAGGTCGACGTTGGTCAATTCATGCCATCCGGGGGGGTACGGCGGGCCACGTGCTCCGGCATCCTAGTGCCGTGCTCCGCCGCCCCATCGTCGCCCTGTCAGCCGCATGCGCGCTCGGCGCGGCCGCGCTGGGCGGCGCCGGCGCGGGGGAGCGCCCCGCCGCGCCTGCGCCCTCGGCCGAGCCGGCGCCGCCCCCGGCCGTCTGCCGCACCCCGCCGGCGGGCGCCTGGCCCGCGGTGGGCGACGCGGGCGCCGTGCCCGACCTCACGCCCTACCAGGACCACCTCGGCGCCCTCGGCGCCGGCGGCGCCGCCCGGGGCGCCGGCGTGCGCATCGCCGACGTCGAGTACGAGTGGCGCGAGCGCCACGTGGAGCTCGCCGGCCGCGGCCTGGCCGCCGGGCCCCTGACGGGCCTGCCCCCGGAGTACCGGTCGGCCGACCACGGTACGGCGGTCCTCGGCATCCTCGGCGGCGAGGACGACGGCGCGGGCATCAGCGGCATCGCGCCCGACGCCGAGCTCGTGCCCGTCGCGCCGCACTCGGCGGCCGGGGGCTACCGGCCCGCCGAGGCGATCCGCGACGCCGCCGCGCGCCTGGCCCCCGGCGACGTGCTGCTCGTGGAGCTGCAGGGGATGGTCGCGCAGGGGCCCGCCGACCCGGGCGTGCCGCGCTATACGCCGATCGAGTTCCTGCCGGGGGTGCGCGCCGCCATCCGCGAGGCGGTCGACGCCGGCATCACCGTCGTGGAGCCGGCGGGCAACGGCGACGGCGACATCGGCGCGCTGGCGCCGTGGCTGGCCGGGCCCGACGCGCCCGACCACAGCGGCGCCATCGTGGTGGGCGCCGGCGGCGGCGCGCAGGACGACTCGCCCGCCGCCGACCGTCAGCGCATCGAGGGCTCGAACTTCGGCGCCCGGGTCGACCTGCAGGGCCACGGCGCCGGCGTGGTGACGAGCGGCTACGGCGACGCGGGGTGGGGGGCGTCGGGCGACCGCTCCTACACGGCCTGCTTCGACGGCACCTCGAGCGCGGCGGCCACCGTGGCGGGCGCCGTGGCCGTGGTGCAGAGCGCCGAGATCGCACGCGACGGCACGCCGCTCACGCCGGCCGAGGTGCGCGACCTGCTCGTGGCCACCGGCGCGCCCCAGGTCGCCCCGGAGGAGGGCCGCATCGGCCCGCGGCCGGACGTCGCCGCGGCCGTCGCGCGGCTCGGCGCCGGGCTGCCGGCATCGCCGCCCGCGGGCGAGCCCGCGCCGCCGCCCTCGCCACCGCCCGCGCCGCCCGCGCCCGCGACCGCCCCCGCGGTGACGGCCGTCGCGCCCGCGGCCGGCGCGGCGGGCGCCCGCGTGCGCGGGGCCCGGGCGGTCCGCCGGGTCGCGGCGGTCCGGCGCGTCCGCGCGTCGGTGGACCGCCGGGCCGGCCGCCTCGTGCTGCGCCTGTCCGGCCTCGCGCCCCGGGCCACCGTGCGCGTGGGCGGGCGCCGGGTGCGCGTGGCGCGCGGCCGCGCCGTCGTGCGCGACCCGCGCCTGCGACGCGCCGCGACGCGCCGCCTGATCGTGACCGTGACGGCGCCGCGGCGCGCCGGCGTCACCTACGCCGGCGCGCGCATGCGGGTGGTGGTGCCGCCGCGCGGCGCGCCGCGCGTGGCGCGGCTGCGCGGCTGAGCCCGGCGGGCCGCCGGGCTACCAGGAGTAGCCCGTCGCCCCGCTCGTGTCGGTCTGGTCCATCGGCCACACCTCGGGGAGGTCGACCGCGAAGTTGCCCTCCTCGTCGGCGTGCTTCTCGTGCCATTCGGTGAAGTTCGGGATGGAGAAGCCCACGACCCGGAACGAGTGGCGGTCGACCCGCACGATGAGCTCGCGCTCGGGGTCGAGCACCGCGAGCGCCGGCTGCGGGATGCCGTACGAGCAGTGGTAGGCGTCCTTCTCCTTGTCGTACCTCGTCATCGCGTCGGACGGCGAGTGCGTGCCCGCGCCGACGGCGGAGGCGGGGCCCTCCGGCGGCTCCTCCGGGGGCGGCGCGCCGGGGCCGGGTGGCGGGGTGGTGCTCATCGGTCTCCTCCCAGGAGGCGTCCAGCGATTGCGCGAACCTGCTTGCCGTCGGCGGCCGAGCCGACGCGGCCCATGACGGCCTTCATCACGCGGCCGAGGTCCGAGGGCCCCGAGGCCCCCTCGGCGGCGATGACCTCCGAGACGACGGCCTCGATCGCGGCCTCGTCCATCTGGGCGGGGAGGTACGGCTCGAGCACGGCCATCTCGGCCGTCTCCTGCTGCACGAGGTCGTCGCGCCCGCCCGCCCGGAACTGCTCGATCGACTCGCGGTGCTGCTTGACCAGCCCGCGCAGCACGCGCGCGGCCCCGTCGTCGCCGAGCGGCCCGCGGGCCTCGATCTCGGCGTTCTTCAGCGCGGCCCGCGCGCGGCGGATCGCGCCGACGCGCAGCTTGTCGCCGGCGCGCATCGCGGTCTTGAGGTCCTCATCGAGGCGGGCGGCGACGCCCGTCGTGTCCTGTGCCATCCGTCACATCCTCCCGTCGCGGTCGACCCTAACGAGCCGCGCCGCGGCGCGCCGCCGCCCGAACGGCCGGTCGAGCAGCCAGAACAGCGCCAGGGCCAGCGCGGCGGCGCTCGCCACGTACCAGGGCCAGGGGCCCATCAGGTCGAGCAGGCTGCCCCTGCCGGGCGGCTCGCGCAGGAACATGTAGTTGCCGTCGAACGCCCACGAGGCGAGCCCCGCGGCCACGGCGACGGGCACGGTCCACGCGACGACGCGCAGCGGGGCGCCGGGGCGCGGCGTGCGGCGCAGCCCCCACGCCAGCAGCGTGGCCGCCGCGAGCACGCCCGAGTGGGCCACCACGAACCACCACCAGCGGTAGTCGGGGAACGAGCGGCCGAGGTCCGGCGTGATCAGCGCCTGCAGCGTGGCGGTGAAGGCCCAGAAGTACGTCAGCTCGAACGCCAGCGGGGAGGGGCGCCACAGCGCCGCGATCGCGACCAGCGTCGCCACGTCGGTCAGGTGCACGGGCAGGTCGTCGCGCGCGGAGAGCCCCACGTCGAGGTGGTGGACCACGGTGAAGACCACCTCGTTCGCCAGCAGGAGCGCCGCGAGCGCCCACCCGGCCAGCCGCGGCCACCGCGCGTCCGCGGGCGCGCGGCGCGCCCCCGCGCCGATCGCCACGCAGGCCACGGCCGTGCCCGCCAGGACCGCGAGGTGCTCGGCGGAGAAGGCGTCCATGCGGCGGCTCGGCTAGAAGGGCTGGTCGTCCTCCCGCAGGCGGGCGCGGATGGCCCGCAGGCGGGCCGACAGCTCGCCCTCGGCGCCGCGGTCGGTGGGTTCGTAGAAGACCCGGTCCTCGAGGCCCTCCGGCATGAGCGAGCCCTCCACCACGGCGTCGGGGTGGTCGTGGGGGTAGACGTAGCCGGCCCCGTGCCCCAGCCCGCGGGCGTTGGCCACGCTCGCGTCGCGCAGCGCCAGCGGCGGCCGCCGGGCGCCCTCGCGCTCCACCTCGGCCAGGGCGGCGTCGATGGCGCGGTACGCGGCGTTCGACTTGGGCGCGAGCGCGATGTACGTCGTCGCCTGGGCGAGCGAGATGCGCGCCTCCGGGAGCCCCACGAACTCCACGGCGCGGCCGGCGGCCACGGCGACCTGGAGGGCGCGCGGGTCGGCGTTGCCCACGTCCTCGCTGGCGGCCACGATGAGCCGCCGCGCGATGAACTTGGGGTCCTCGCCGCCGCTCAGCATCACGGCGAGGTAGTAGATCGCCGCGTCCGGGTCGCTGGCGCGCAGGCTCTTGATGAACGCCGAGATGGTGTCGTAGTGGGCGTCGCCGGCGCGGTCGTAGACGACGGCGCGGCCGCCGGAGGCGGCCCGCACCGCGTCGAGCGAGATGGCGGCGCCGTCGGTCGTGCCGGCGGCGGCCGCCTCGAGCAGGTTGAGCGCGCCCCGGGCGTCGCCGCCCGCGCGGGCCACGATCGCGTCGCGGGCCTCGGGGGTCAGGCGCACCCGCCCGGCCAGGCCCCGCTCGTCGGCCGCGGCGCGGTCGAGCAGGCGCCCCACGTCGCGGGGGCCCAGCGGCTCCAGCACCCACACGCGCATGCGCGACACGAGCGCCGCGTTGACCTCGTACCAGGGGTTCTGGGTGGTGGCGCCGATGAGGGTGACGAGGCCGTCCTCGACCGCCGGCAGCAGGGCGTCCTGCTGGGCGCGGTTGAAGCGGTGGATCTCGTCGAGGAAGAGCACCGTGCGGGTGCCGGCGGCCAGGCGGTCGCGGGCCCGCGCCATGGTCGCCCGCACGTCGGCGACCGTGGCCGACACCGCAGACAGCTCCTCGAACGCGGCCGAGGTGCTGTGGGCCACGACGCGGGCGAGGGTCGTCTTGCCGCTGCCCGGCGGCCCGTAGAGGATCATCGACGGCACCCGGTCGGCGACGATCGCCTCGCGCAGCGCGCCGCCGGGGCCGAGCAGCGCCTCCTGGCCCACGACCTCGTCGATGCGCTCCGGGCGCATGCGGGCGGCGAGCGGCCGCGAGCGCTGCAGGCGCGACTCGACCGCCTCGCCGAAGAGGTCGCCCTGCGGCGGCCCGCCGCCGCGGCGGGCCATCAGACCGCCTCCCCCGCCCGGCGCCCGGCGGGCAGCGCGAGGGCGAGCAGCCCGCCGATCAGCGGCAGCGCCGCGACGCCCCACAGGGCGGCCTCGCGGCCGGCCGCGTCGGCGAGCGCGCCGAAGATCGCCAGGCCCGGCGGGGCGGACCCGATCGCGCCGAAGCCGATCATCAGCCCGGCCGCCAGGGCGAGCTGGTCCGGCATGTACTCCTGGCCCATCACCACCGTCACCGAGAAGGACGACATCAGCACGAAGCCCGCGGCCGCCAGGGGGACGATCGCCGGCGCCCCGTCCAGCAGGATGAACGCGGCGAGCAGGGGGCCCACCACGGGCATGCTCCAGACCAGCATCCGCCGCCCGCCCACCCGGTCGGCCAGCCAGGCGCCGGCGAGGGTGCCGGCGGCGCCGGCGCCCGAGAAGGCGACGACCGCGAAGCCGGCCGCCTGGTCCGAGAAGCCGCGCTCGTCGGTCAGCAGCAGCGGCACCAGCGCGAGGGCGCAGAACTGGGTCCACGTGCGCATGCTGGTCACGAGCAGGAGCAGGGCCACCGCGCCGGTGCTCGCCCGGCGCACCGCGCGGGCCGCGCGCGGCAGCCGCGGCGGCACCGGCACGGCGAGCCGGCGCCGCTCGGCGTGCAGCCACGCGGCGACCACCACGCCGGGCACGAGGAAGACGAGCGTGGCCCGCGCGTCGAGGACGGGGATGAAGAGCGCGGCGATGAGCGGTCCCACCGCGAAGCCGGCGTTGCCGCCGAGCATGAACCAGGCGACGCCCGTCGCCTTGCGGTCGGCCGAGATGGCGTTGGCGACCCGGGCGGCCTCCGGGTGGAAGGCCGCGATGCCGAGGCCTGAGCCCACGATGCAGGCGAGCACCCCCGCGTAGCCGCCCGCCACACCGGCCAGGGCGAGGCCGGCGGCCGCGACCGCCACGCCGCCCCACAGGAAGGCCGGCGTGGCGCGCCGGTCGGCCAGCATCCCGAAGAACGGCTGGATCGCCGACGAGATCAGCAGCGACGCGCCCAGGATCATGCTGGCCGCCAGGTCCGAGAGCGCGTAGATCGCGGTGAAGACCGGGATGAGCGCCGGCACGGCGCCCACGGTCGCGTCGATCACGAAGTGTCCCGAGGCGAGCAGCGCGATGCCGCGGCGGTCGATCGCGCCGCCGTCGGCGCGGGGGCGGGCGACGGCGGGGGCGGTCGCGCTCATCGCCTCACTCTAGGGCGTACCGTGACGGCGTGGACCCGGAGCGCCGCATCACCGGCGACGACGTGGCCGCCGCGCTGCGGGCGCCCGGCGGCGAGCGCGCCGACGCCGCGGCGCTGCGCCGCCGGGTGGCGCCGGACGACGCGTTCGGGAGCTACGAGGAGCTGCTGCGGGCCTGCCCGCCCGAGGCCATCGGCCTCAGCTCAGGGGCGCACGCCGCCCTCTTCGCGGTGCTCTTCGGCGAGTTCGAGTGAGCCCGCGGCGCCGACGCCCGGCATCTCGGCCAGGGCGTCCTCGATGCTCTCGCCGCGCGAGCGCCAGAAGGAGGCCCGCGACAGGAGGTCGTAGCAGCGCGCCGCGATGAGGGCGAAGCCGAGCGCGGACAAGATCAGCACGACCGGGGTCATGGCCCCGTTGTCCGCGCCGAGGACGCCGATCGGCGTGTCGAGCCGGGCGTCGGCCACCGGCGCGTAGACCAGCCCCAGCGCGAGCACGGTCAGGATCCACAGCGGCACCGCCTGCACGAGCCAGTGGCGCCGCAGCAGCCGCGTGGTGACCAGCTCGTGCACGGCCATCAGCGCGATGCCCGCGAGCAGCGTGGCGTTGAGGCCGGTCGGCCCCGCCGTGTCGCCGATCACGCCGAGGGCCTCCTGGGTGCTGCCGACCTCCTCGGCCTCGCCCTGGATGACCGTCCCGAGCACGTGGTTGAAGTCGAGCGTCGTGTGGCCCTGGCGGAACGCGCCCTGGACCATGATCAGGAAGACCACGGCGCCCACCGCCCCGCTCACGAGGGGCGCGGCGATCGCCCTGCCGATGCGCGGCAGCGGGCCGGGGTCGGTGCGGCGGGCGCTCACGCCGGCTCCTCCGCGCCGGGGTTCGCGCGCAGCCACGACACGCGCAGGAAGAGGTCACGGTCGCTCATGTCCTGCTCCAGCTCGAACGCGGTGCCGCACAGGGGGCAGGCCGTGAAGGGCTGGAACGACGGGATGCCCTCCGCGTCGGTCCTGCCGGTGGGCATGAGCAGCAGGTCGCCCCAGCAGTCGGGGGTGGGGCAGCGCATGCGCGCGTCCA harbors:
- a CDS encoding S8 family serine peptidase; its protein translation is MLRRPIVALSAACALGAAALGGAGAGERPAAPAPSAEPAPPPAVCRTPPAGAWPAVGDAGAVPDLTPYQDHLGALGAGGAARGAGVRIADVEYEWRERHVELAGRGLAAGPLTGLPPEYRSADHGTAVLGILGGEDDGAGISGIAPDAELVPVAPHSAAGGYRPAEAIRDAAARLAPGDVLLVELQGMVAQGPADPGVPRYTPIEFLPGVRAAIREAVDAGITVVEPAGNGDGDIGALAPWLAGPDAPDHSGAIVVGAGGGAQDDSPAADRQRIEGSNFGARVDLQGHGAGVVTSGYGDAGWGASGDRSYTACFDGTSSAAATVAGAVAVVQSAEIARDGTPLTPAEVRDLLVATGAPQVAPEEGRIGPRPDVAAAVARLGAGLPASPPAGEPAPPPSPPPAPPAPATAPAVTAVAPAAGAAGARVRGARAVRRVAAVRRVRASVDRRAGRLVLRLSGLAPRATVRVGGRRVRVARGRAVVRDPRLRRAATRRLIVTVTAPRRAGVTYAGARMRVVVPPRGAPRVARLRG
- a CDS encoding DUF1385 domain-containing protein encodes the protein MSEPPRANRLGGMALANGLLVHGPKHWAAAVRDADGRVVVASGRKRLLRAGRLTDLPVARGLVRLGEAFAVLPAVRRGLPQARFAMEDRGSMGVALGATVVAAVARRRLRSILAQEAVGAVAGLAPALVTLRGSRAAVWHAVEHKSIAAYEAGGVDEIVNAEGHAKEHDRCGSNLILPLLVATTLGNTVARRLGRRAIGARAAIAGVSIGAAVEVFSFSARRPAHPVSRLVHGVGHAVQSGFVTREPGPGDMLVGRAAMEALLRAESASS
- a CDS encoding SRPBCC family protein, with the translated sequence MGVVVTVVAPAAADEVWARWTGFGEWASWNPHCVSAALDGPLAPGSALELRLRHPRGREFWTRPVLTEVEDGRAIAWEARGPGLRARTRTALTPEPDGTRVTIEADARGRLAFTYRMTVTDRVQALMYVGMLDALTDTVRA
- a CDS encoding DUF1775 domain-containing protein, which encodes MRRALALAAVALAAAATPAAAHVEVLPGEVARGEAVEFTVRVPVERSVDTTQVRLEFPDQVTVFSFAEPPPGWTARPVRGDDGRFSAVVWSGGRIGPDRYADFRLLGTPVETGTAVWPARQTYADGRTKPWTGPPEADGAPAAETGPTAPGPAAAVQIVEPGEEAAPATGGGVDADEDSGAAIWLGVIAIGISALALLALGYLWSTRPARLPGDEEPR
- a CDS encoding FAD-dependent thymidylate synthase; protein product: MTNVDLDARERERLAPFVTDTTGPVFALTGLPEVVKGALFARYSRSPKSLRRLLLDEFMPGDGGPAAPAAEVGSERAEALYGRVLAEYGDDSVAQLGAAHLAVEGASNLLTKVLQWGRLASYLEQSTRYIAFTDRPGGRYRYHRPPAVLAHPELGPAYTAALDAAFEGYAALLPRLVEHVAAGVPDDPGTPPAARERAVRAKALDLLRGLLPAATTANVGIFASGQAYEAMIVRMAAHPLPEARDCAAAMLRELRKVIPAFLTRVDRPDRGVAHGEYLAGVDRAAAELADRLLGDPAHAPAGASVRLVDFDPDGEARVLAHALWPAGGRPLADVRSRVLALDPPARAAALAEWAGERGDRRQRPGRALEATTYTFDVVCDYGAYRDLQRHRMLTLQAQPLTPRLGYDVPDEVAAAGGAGAYAAVQARCTELHDALTGPFPHEAAYAVTLAHRIRFTMTMNAREAMHLVELRSQPQGHESYRAVAREMHRQIAEVAGHRAIAAMMTFVDASDPAAGRLAAERRLEARRARP
- the mce gene encoding methylmalonyl-CoA epimerase — its product is MTGPLALGPIHHVGYVVADLDAALAALRATLPLEVTVRETMEEQGVEALMCSGGGGAIELIRPLDPEGAIARFMAKRGEGFHHVAFEVPDVDAALAELRGRGAELIDERGRRGLGGHVVGFVHPRSTLGVLTELIGAGHGDVH
- a CDS encoding quinolinate phosphoribosyl transferase, whose translation is MRAGYYSDAYFTFTREVLEWDDHRPRVVMQVFQRERSVLGGVDEALAILRLCSGRRLADGGWEPGWDELEVCALHDGDEIEPWETVMTITGDYSLFAHLETLYLGVLARRTLISRNVRDVVAAAGGKPILYFPARFDHWHVQTGDGWAAHIAGAIGVSTDAQASWWGGKGMGTVPHGLIAAYGGDTVAAAERFADRFAHELAITVLVDFENDSVRTALEVADALGPRLWGVRLDTSSTMVDRSLWQEMGRFKPTGVVPELVWKVRRALDDAGHGAVRIVASGGFDARRIREFEEGGVPVDAYGVGTSLLRGSNDYTADVVRVNGVPCAKVGREERPNPRLSPVR